The Plodia interpunctella isolate USDA-ARS_2022_Savannah chromosome 22, ilPloInte3.2, whole genome shotgun sequence genome includes the window TGATACTTCAAATAGCACTAAAATCCCTATAACACCGCAATGGTTTCCCGTTACAGTCCAATAAGGTTTCAATGTAATTTTCGTCACCTTTTGCGGTGCAGTTATCACCTATTGTTCATTGTAATTGATCTGTGGTGTCATAATATTGTATGCAGATGTTGTTTAGGTATCATGTCAAGCAACACTAGGTGTGGCGTGAATTGGGATGGGTCGCTTACGGATGGactggataaaaaaataacatatttttttattgatgctgcgttgtgtttttttttttgtatttcagtAATATTTCAAGTAGGTTTTTCAAATGTTGCCCACAGCTCGCCCGCGGTGTGTTAGACTTggtctttaactatatctattccaaatttcattgaaatcggCCAAGTGCGGGCGGGAAAgcgtgaacagacagacattaaacgcatttataatgtacatGTACATTCTTACATGTACAAGTCTTAAAAATGAATGACAAGAAACAGACAGTTGTGGAAGGATAATACATATGACGTTTAAAATGAGATTTGATAAGGAAGCAAGAAGTACATAATTAGtatgaatgaatatattatattaagtacatGAAGACGTTTGATTTTCcatctgtttgtttgttttgacatGTATTTGATTTATGGCGGCGTGTTTAAATTAAGTTACATTTAAATGTCGCTCGTGTCGTGACGTTCGCGTTTGCCTCGGTCAGTGTACACAGATCGTCTAGGACAGCGGTTCCCAAAGTTGACTGGTCCCTCTCATCTGAATAAACGAATAAACTATTGTacagtcatcatcatcaatggCCATTTAAACGTTCTCACTGCTGGAGTACAGGCCTTCCTTGGATGAATAAGGAGAacgggccatgacccaccacgatTTCGTTTTTGAGATTCTTCCCTTTATTCTCTGCATAAGGCTGCAACTGTCGCGCGTAAATTCGTGCGAATGCTTCGCTCAATGCCATATTCAAAGGATATATAAATCTAGTATATAatagcaataataattattgctACGAGGGGAGGTCAATAAGTTCGCGGAATGGAGGGGTTGGTGGGGGTAGGTTTACTCGTCCAGGTAGTTACTAGTTGAGCACCTCATTAAGAGTATATATATCAAGTTTGAACGTAATCGGGTCATTAACTTTTGTGTTATCGACCTGTAAACAACTGAATCGGGAAGAAATCAGCCAGTATGGAGAAAATTGAACACCGCGCCGTTATTAAGTTCCTTACCAAGCAAGGAAAATCCGctcagattatttttcaagagCTGTTGGCTGTTTACGGGGACTCTGCCCCTGGAAAAACCATGGTTTACAAGTGGCATGGTCTTTTCAAATAAGGAAGGGAGTCCATTGAAGATGACCCACGCTCCGGACGGCCAATTGAGGCCACCACATCGGAAATCgtcgaaaaagtagaaaaacttGTATTGGAAGATGCCCGGTTGAAGAAGAAGCAGCTTGCAGCAATGATTGGAGTATCCGAAACcagtattttgaatattctacATGATCATCTTGGCATGACTAAGGTCAGTGCAAGATGGGTTCCGAGAATGCTCACGCCACTTCAAAAACGTGAACGTGTCGAGTGTTCTCGTCAGTTTTTGGAGCTCTATGGAGAGAGAAAGGAAGAAATTATGGCCCGGATTGTTACTGGTGATGAAACCTGGGTTCACCACTATGAACCTGAGTCGAAGCAAGAGTCGATGCAGTGGCATAAAAAAGGCACACCTCCTCCAAAGAAGTATAAAGTGACACAATCGGCTGGCAAGATCATGACGACTGTCTTTTGGGATACAGAAGGCATTTTATTGATCGATTACAAAGAACGTGGTGTGACTATAACGGGACAATACTACGCTTCTTTACTGGAAAGATTAAAAGAAGCTATTAAGGAAAAAAGAAGAGGAAAGTTGTCAAAAGGTGTGCTCCTTCTGCACGACAACGCACCCGTTCACACGTGCCATGTTGCGACGGCTGCCATTCACCGATGCGGCTTCGAACAATTGAACCACCCACCCTACAGTCCAGACCTGGCACCCAGTGACTATTATCTATttccaaaaatgaaaaaagagcTGCGTGGAAAAAAAATGGAGACGATGAAGAAGTGAAGTCGGCAATTTCGGTCTATTTTGACaccaaagataaatatttttttttcgatggtataaataagttatttgagagatctgaaaaatgtattagagTTAAGGGAAAGGAAAAATAGTTTGGTGTTTAATTTCAACCCGCTTCCCCCTTATTCCGCGAACTTTTTGACCTCCCCTCGTATCTCTGTCGcttgatatttttgatgtgCGAAGTGGTAGAATAGAATAGCTTATATTATGAACATTATTATGCACACACAAACcaacacacacaaacatacaCTTATGTAAAGGAGACTTAAGACACTAAGGGCAAAACAATAGCACCTGTGGCGTTTTATTATGTCCATTCCAAGGACCTTTTCTGGGATCACTTGATGTCCGTTCCAAACTCGATAATCGTCGACATAATCCATTAATAGTTTGGGAAACACTGGTCTAGTGTTTAGGCACACAGAACACGTCCGCATAGTTAGTATCGTGGTTAACCCACGAAATCTTGTTACTTTGTATTCTAAaagtatacatattaatatctcataataatgacataattcgtatggttttattttaataaatctaatttccTTATTATTCTAATCACACAACATTATAATGGCAATTTTCTGTTTGCAACATTGTAGCTTGCGAACAAATCTCCACTAATAGTATAAAGAggaaatgtttgtatgtagaGGGTAATTTTCggaactactgaaccgatttcaaattttttttatgtcgaaTGGAATGTCAGTATAGACAatagacaacaataataaaattataaatgcgaaagtctatctgtctgttccgctatCAAGACTAAACCGAtgtaccgattttgatgattcTTGATCTTCTCGGTAGCTTCCTCAGTCGTTAAGTGaaggagcccagggtccgctttcctactttgtCTCCTCCAATTGGCATGATCTCCACCCTTAGATGTCCTAGGTCCTTCACACCgactgataatatttttttttgcaatttctAGATCATTTTAATTAGATATATAACTGTTTGATTTAacctttgtccagcagtgggataataaatgtatataaaaacatggtttggagtttttttttaaataattatatattattattattttataataaatatcgtaTATGAATTATCTCACAATCAacaattatgttattatataaattaaacgttAAACAAGATTATGTTATGTCTCAGAAGATGTATGTGTGGTGACACCGGGTATGCTCCACCTGTTTATAATAGCAATGATTCATTCTATAATTTCGAGGACATATCATGTTATGGATacaaatgacaataataataaaacattcaaaCTGATATGAAATTTCTTACTAATTGATCAGTAAAAATCGGAACGCTATATCTATTCTTAAACGACCCATTCGTTTAAGACTAGAGTCTAGCGATCCGATTTTTGCGAAATGGTATTTAGAAAAACACGTGTTATTaatggtatttaaaaaaacgcaTGACAAAGCTAGAGGCTAACGCCTATAGTGTCATAGGACTAGAGCTTGATTGTTAGGTAtacattttactattattgATCTTATGTGATGtgaggatatatatatatatatatggagagatattattgataaaatttgcgTTTCGAAGgattagattagatttttcACCAAATCATGAAAAATCTCTTTGATTTTGATGCCAATCGTTTCAGCATACGATATTCTAAGATTGTTGgtattaatatataactttttttttgttcaatacAAACGGTTAGAGTCAAcgaagttttaattattaaaataatgattttctgGTGcgcataaattttaatttattggaaatttccaaaaaaggaaaacctaaaactattttatggtgttaataacatacaaaaaaatcatttatttagagcGAGTAGCCGGCGGACTTTCCTCTTAATACCATCGCATATCTTATATTTACATGCAATTACACTATGGTTTTACACTATGGTTAATGTAAAATACCTAACAAAAAACCTCTCATCTTTGCGTgttcattcggagctgtgacgcatTTGCAACAAAATCCTAATTTCCGATGTTATTGGCAGCTCCGAGGCGAATTCGTGAAGGAGACCAAGGTGTGCACGATCATATCTCCCCGCGCCGGGCCGTCCACCGCTGCCGAGGGCGATGACGTCCAGGATACGTTGGTCACCAAACAGGTATgttgaaaatactgtacgtcggcgttAAGACGTAAACAGaggaattaattcagccgaaatGGCACGGTCTGGTCTCGATAGCttagtggtcaagagcactgtcctggatagacaggggcgtgggttcaattcccgctcgatatctgattattattttcaataataagttaaaagcatgtgtgacatgtataacaaatccgtATTTAAAAAGGTacgttgattttatttattcttccgTTTGAAATATCGTTATTGTACAAACAATATAGTACATTCatagaaagtaaataaacaatagcGGAATTATCctatgattattaatttatttctccaaactaatagtaaaatagataaataaaatacatttcttcCCGCTTTATGTGCTCAACCGATCTTCATGAATTTTACATTCgcgtagtttgaagtacggaaaagAGCCGTCCACATGCCACAAAActtgtttatacatatactagcggcccgtcccagcttcgctcgggcaaatacataataaatcatacccctaaaccttcttcaggaatcactctagccattggtgaaaaccgcatgaaaatccgcgcACTCGTTTCTGAGTTTACCGCGagcagacagacgcggtaaagaactttgttgtataatatgtaaggaagtaTGGATTGCTGATGATGTGTGTATATTGATTAATATATCAAATGTTTTCCCTAGGGCATCCAAACAGATTTGACGGACAGTGATGGCACGATCGACCCTCGTTCAGTGAACCAGTCGCAACTGCAGCAGTCCAGGGTGGGGCTGGTCAGCCAGGCCTTGATGCTGATACTTATCGCTGGCTTCTTGGCCTCGGAGACGCTCAGCGAGTTCTGGAAAGCCAAGTGAGTTGAAGCTTATAATGATGTCTGTGTCGTTGAGTTGCGTTAATTCAGATAGTATTTAGCGCGGTGGAACGTAAGTTTGGCTGTGATGTACAGTTATATTgagtgtacagtcaacagctcATCAACCTACCCATATTCATGGCAAACTCCCCGCTATTACCGTGCCATAGAGTTTCATgcatatgctgttgactgtacattaattAGTCAAGGGTGGGGTTTGATCATGATATTCTCAGCGAGTTCTGGCTGGCAAGCCTAGTTTAGCTGTATATACTATACTctgtatataatatctatcatattatatacagAGTTATTGGTATTTAAAGCAAaacctaaagactacttgggtacttcaaaacaagcaacgtttgttctacgacttttgtcgtaataaatatttaaaaaaatagtttttttagttttaatgtcgtttctataaaacgttaaatcTATGCGCGATTCCGCttcataacgctactgtactgtctcgtgttgcttggttattacatagagttgagatgtgtagaatcgtatgtcagattgtattttttttatgaaaaagaaactacgaatcacgaaaagtcgtagaataaaagttgcttgttttgatgtaagtACTCAAGtcgtctttaggaggttttgcgtttgatactagtaaccctgtatattgcATAATTTACGGAAGAAACTTAAGTTATAGCTTTggtattcaaacataaattatttcttccagccaacctttgggtTGTAGAGTATTtatgtttcttcttcttcacctgcgttttggaagtcggcagtagatttagctttatgtaaatttttgacataaaaagtGATGCAttcatcctaagttgaattTAGTCACTAGGGAAAACTATAACGGTGCTCATTCCACGGGggtctttttttttctaagaaTGTTGGAttccaattttgaatttagtgTCTATGAATTCTCATTCCACAAACTTggagtttttaaattttaacgttttttttcTAGAGTGCCAGTAGTATCACGCAACTGGCACGACCTAGTGTTCCGCTTGGCGGAGATAGGAGTCGCGCTATGGTTCCCCTGCGTCCTATGGAACTCCATGGCTCCGGAGCGTCTGTGGATACTGAACCCTCGCCGGTTGCTCGCGAGGCAGCTGGACGATGCGAAGCTATCGGACCTGCTTCAACACCATCGAGATGCCAAGGTGAGAGAGCAATATTCTCCCTCTCTATTTATTCCAGTAAATAACTTTCCACGTCGCTGTTTAGTGACAGGTTCGATGCGAAACTATCGGATCTACTGCAGGACCATCGATTGGCCAAGGTGAGAGAGCAATATTCTCCCTCTCTTTTCATTCCAGTGAATCACTTTTTACATCGCTGTTTAGTGGCAAGGACGTTGCGATGCTATGAGATGTAGATCCGTCGATGCAGCACCATCGAGATGTCAAGGAGGGAGAGCAATATTGTTTACCTCTCCTTTCCATAGTGACAAATGTTAAGTATCAAGATGTAATATTTTcggtaagaaataaaagtaattgataaaaatgtgactgtggcgctagtgtgcgctAGTGGGCgctagtgtgtgtgtgtacatAGAGCCTAAGTTACTAAACAACATCAACTCTAccagtaaattatatatactttgcGAGATAAGTTTGTGtactacttaattataattattgtaattatgcaCTGTTCATAAGTCAGATAGATAGAGGCACTATAATGTTAtcattatgatatatatatatataataaggtGTTTGGTCGACACAAGGGTAACGTACGTCCACAttctcagaaaaatatttgcatgtgAAAAAACGTCACAACAGGGagttaattaagattttagaTTACGGTAAAATTAGtacagtatatatatatatatatatatatatatgtatatatatatatatatgttatgaaatttggtacacgggtatatatatatatatatatatatatatatatatatatatatatatatatatatatatatatacccgtgtaccaaatttcataacaatccgtccagtagattttgcatgaaagagtaactaacatacacacatacatcttaacaaactttcgcatttttaatatatatatatatatacttatatgttgctaataacattattaacaacatatttttgaagcagatatcttcaaccaatGGAAATAGATatctgaaattttgtttacacgTTTACGTGAGAAAGCATTCTCACTACAAACACGACCGCTACCAGGATATCggccgacgagggaactcctcaactgCCAATTGCGTTCAAAGTTgcgggcgcagctagtttaatattatgtgaCGTACTTAAgtgctttcttttttttttatagcagCTGGAAGCTCCTGAGCTGTATCAGTGTCCTCGTACATGATATTCTATAGGTGGCTTGGGTCGTTTTGTCGTCAGCGTTTCGGCTAAGCTTCTGAATGTTGGTTAAATATTACGttggtttctttttttaaaaaaaaaaaaaaagaacacttGATTCTTGGGAATTTGTGTGCTTATCTTGTGCGTTTCATGCCGTGGCCTGgtctttattcaaaatgtcCGCACGttatgataatgatatattgttatcaaattGCCTCGACATTATGAATATTGTCAATTGGTTGTAATTCGGGTTATTGTTTTGGTTTATCTCGTCGCTTCACACCACGCACTATCTTGTCATGGCTGCCTCAAACAAACCCATGCGCAAACTAACATGCACCTAAGTCCCCAGACATAAGTTTTAGTTTAGCGTGTACCATTCTTTCTTCACAAATTATCCTTGGGTTGTTTCATCACAACATCGTTAATCATAGCTGCCTCTAACAAACCCATGCGCAAACTAACATGCACCTAATTCCCCAGATATAAGTGTTAGTTTAGCGTGTACCACTAATTCTTCACATATTTTCTTATGGCTGGTTCACCATTCCATCGACAATCATGGCTGCTTCTAACAAATGCGCATGCGCAAACTAACATGCACCTAATTTCCCAGATATAAGTGTCAGTTTAGCGTGTACCATTCATTCTTCACAAATTTTCTTTGCTGGTTCGTCATTCCATCGTCAATCATGGCTGCTTCTAACAAATGCGCATGCGCAAACTAACATGCACCTAATTCCCCAGACTTTGGTGTTGTTTTGGCGTGTACCGTTGGTAGAGAAAGCGAGTCTCTTCTTCGCCGTGGTCAGTTACTGGCGCTGGCTGCTGATGAGGGTAGTTCTCGTGACTGTCTTCAGACCGCTGCCCTTGGATAATGTTCAGGTCCCGGTGAGTGATGTTTAGGAAATTCATCACGTTCACCCTTTTAACTTTCTTCCATATCTATCGTTCTATCACATGAACAGATAGGGTTACCAGAAACAAAGCCTtcagtttaaatatatatataaatattttttgtgtattttgcGACATTTTTTGTCATCGTATTAAAATTGTGTGTTACCAGTTACATCATATGAACAAATAAGGGTTACCGGAAGGAAAGCTgcctacaattttttttttcaatatccaCAGTTATGCTAATTATGTGTTacggataaaaataattgcacttttacctaaaataaaaggGTAAgaattgtatacatatattatatatatatttacaaaagtcCCTGCAGTACGTTGTCTTGAGGTAGCGAGCCCAGAAGGCTGACAGCATTACCACGTTGAATGGCAATACTTATTCTCTGGGCGAAATATATGCAAGACACCTGTTGCTTACATATGTATATCAACAGGTGTAAATTCTGTAATTTCATTAAGATtagctatataaaatatttttttcttacaactataatgtattaattaagtacataaattaaaaataaaaacaaattcgtGTTAAGTCCCGTTGGTGCAAAAAGTTGCTGATTGTACTCTGTGCTTAATCTAGCTCAAGTAATCTGGCTATCGCATCCTGTTATGTAcaccttaataaataaataaataaattcatcaaCTTGGACAGAACGTGGAGACGGACTCCCTGGTGGGCAGCGTGGGTTCAGGTCGTGACTGCTGGATCTGCTACGACGGGTCGCGACCGGAGCCCCTCATCCGGCCTTGCCGGTGCACTGGCGACGTCTCCGCGGTGCACCACGACTGCCTCCGGCGGTGGCTGGTCGAGGTAACTcgttgttattaaatttttttaacccccaacgcaaaaagaggcgtgttataagtttgaccgctaagtgtctGTTTGTGTACGTGGTACCGTAGCTCATCAGACCGTagaacagacagatgcgggtagaggactttgtaactttgtcataatatgtaaggactaGCATATATGTTTTTCAGTTGGCTACTCGattgggtaaaaaataataatataggtatttaaataaccaaatataataatgaaatgtctATTAAACAGTTTTATCGCTTACGAGATTTACTATTCGAGTGTATTAGTGATGCTTACTATACTGAaatataacacattttttttcataaataataatgatgttttttttaattacagagCGCGGCGACACCTGACGGTCTCAAATGCAAAGTATGCAACACTCCATATATCGTTCAGGAGACCAACAGGTTAgttgttattgtaaataatcCGTTGACTGTAGCTCCGCGTATGCTGTATTTTGATCTCAtttcattaactatatctatttcaaatgtcatcgaaatcggcccagcggtttagatgtgaaagcgtgacagacaagACTTTCGCTtttcaaatcaatattatttttagtttgtatAAAGCCGGTGCAAACTGAAtaagtacttttttctttttaaatttttgtttcaacgTGTGCCGAAAAAATCGTGTTCGTACAGGAGTGAaaaaaccgttgaggagtgaagaagaagagaaaAATGGAATTCATAATATGATCTAATGTAAACATGTACGGGAGGGAGTTGATCGATATATCGTGTCCAGGGTGGAATGGGAGCGCGGGTTCACATGCGCACACTGGGCGCGCACGGCGCTGGCGGTGGCGTGCACGTGCGGCGCCGGCGCGGCCGCGTGGCTGCTCGTGCAGCTCTTCCAGTCCCCCGTCGTGCGCGTGCTGGCCGCCGGCGCCGCCTTACTCGTCTGCTACGTCGCTGTCAGGTGACTCTAGGTGTATCCCTAGctaatttcatcgaaatcgatctagtagatttcgcgtgaaagagtaacaaacatacaacgATCGACGTCCTTGcaaagtttcgcatttataatactagtaagATAAccttttatgtattttcaaaatttctaaatatctacgtgatatacaaatattttagctacaatttttttttgtaggttCCTCGGCAGCAACACGGTGACAGCATACCAACGGGCCAAGGTTTCCTCCTTGAGAATACTCACGGAACCCTTGGATCAACCGGAACAAGGACTGTCAACGATCAGCAAAACTGTCACCGTCGATATCACAGCTAAATCCGTTCTCGACCGCGCACTCAAAGGAGAAGAGAAATAAACCGGTTACATCCAGTTAACACCAATGACGAAAAGCGACAAAAACCGGTTTAAACTAGTCTCGAAATTGTATTGGCTGACGCGATCGCTGAACAAACAGTGCTCGAATGTGAAGTGTCAAAAACTGAAGAAAGtttcgttataaaaataaaacggttgttcgttattttgtataaactgTTATTCCGCATTGACGTTACTATTGTGTATtttgctttattattatttcgttaGTACAAAAACGGTGATAACGCGAATCGGATACGTAAGTTTTATgttgtatgattttatttattatttgttattattttttcttatttcctTTGACTTGTTTCGATTCGATCGTTGATTCGATTGTTTGTTATACGATTTCGCATTTCTAGGCGGGTCGCGATTGAAACTTAATACCCgaggtgttttttttttatcaatcctttttatagtttttctattatttttattgatttacgaTTCTAATGTATGCATATTGTATAATAGTAATTTCACTTGAttgtgtttaaatattttttgtatctaaAAGATGTTCCTTACCGATCTGTATGGAAGCGCAAAGTCCCAACAGTGGGCACGATTAAATGGCTAATAATGACGATTTCGATCgaaaagaaagtatttttaaaatcattaactgattttgttttacttgCCAAAATAAAAACGCTCTTACTGGTCGCGTTTTGGTAAAAAATTGTGTCGctctaaaatttataatgccaaattaaaattaactaaaagcGTTATTTTCTGTAACGTATACGACGTTACAGAAAATAACGATAATATAAACGAAATTTtcaattgtgaatatttttctttttttatattgtaaaaatctaTATCAATTTCTTAAATGGAATGTTCAATGTGTTTGTctgttatatgtttattttaaatattatttaaattttataaaatgaaaaaaaaagagtaaTTTTGAATGAGGctggatttatatttaaatattattaaaaaggtaaaaaagtCTATGGCGAACGAACAAGGGTGCCAAAGAGTTTTGCTTGGGACGAgtattcattaataatttaaaaaaaagtgaatatGTGAAGGAAATTGTAGAGCAATAagcacataataaatatttttttaaaaaggcaAAATTAACTGAGTgttcttttttcaattaagatttataattaattactcttATATGCATTTCAATATCATAATATGCAATTTAGAAGAGTgtgtgatttttaaattgtagtcTTAAAATACGCTGcaataaaagttttacttAATGTCTGTGGCAATAAGCACTTAAATAaccaattattaaataaaaattcaaatatttctgtggaaaaaaaatataaaaaacgtaGATGATAGCGAAGGAGTAGACGCTAATTTCTCATTTCTTATTAAGTTTCTATAAGAAACTCTTGCTATCACCatctaagaaataataaaaattaatatagtaaattagTTATTCCTATCTTCCACGGGTCACTAGCATCGAGAGCTCGCAGCTGAAACGACATaacaaagtaattttcattcaaatatgAGCTTTATGACGTCCATTCATCAATACTTTATGCCGGCTCGACAcaatcgccgaactcggacagacgCAGACGCGAATTCATGAATATTGCGTAGTTCGTATGACGGATTTTATTTGCcataaaaaaccagcaatgtatacc containing:
- the LOC128679923 gene encoding uncharacterized protein LOC128679923 isoform X1; this encodes MRSLLAYYAEAVMTAAARGAGCALGCSGRGDCMNGTCLCEIRYAGDECAAPNLPYHACIGGVFLLVAFVCAVQLTICVVTEYRRLKAPTFLRACKVTTQKMLYLVAFLASLIRGAYFVSPSAFQEGWATSLLSAYYPLLMSGSSLIVCFWAEVFHLRDIRWERPRFLSKSFLAFVTFNVISYSLLAAEVLTTNVANTSAEKKSFYQHVFNGCYAVLLFIVVIFFLIYGVEVYFKLRGEFVKETKVCTIISPRAGPSTAAEGDDVQDTLVTKQGIQTDLTDSDGTIDPRSVNQSQLQQSRVGLVSQALMLILIAGFLASETLSEFWKAKVPVVSRNWHDLVFRLAEIGVALWFPCVLWNSMAPERLWILNPRRLLARQLDDAKLSDLLQHHRDAKTLVLFWRVPLVEKASLFFAVVSYWRWLLMRVVLVTVFRPLPLDNVQVPNVETDSLVGSVGSGRDCWICYDGSRPEPLIRPCRCTGDVSAVHHDCLRRWLVESAATPDGLKCKVCNTPYIVQETNRVEWERGFTCAHWARTALAVACTCGAGAAAWLLVQLFQSPVVRVLAAGAALLVCYVAVRFLGSNTVTAYQRAKVSSLRILTEPLDQPEQGLSTISKTVTVDITAKSVLDRALKGEEK
- the LOC128679923 gene encoding uncharacterized protein LOC128679923 isoform X2; this encodes MRSLLAYYAEAVMTAAARGAGCALGCSGRGDCMNGTCLCEIRYAGDECAAPNLPYHACIGGVFLLVAFVCAVQLTICVVTEYRRLKAPTFLRACKVTTQKMLYLVAFLASLIRGAYFVSPSAFQEGWATSLLSAYYPLLMSGSSLIVCFWAEVFHLRDIRWERPRFLSKSFLAFVTFNVISYSLLAAEVLTTNVANTSAEKKSFYQHVFNGCYAVLLFIVVIFFLIYGVEVYFKLRGEFVKETKVCTIISPRAGPSTAAEGDDVQDTLVTKQGIQTDLTDSDGTIDPRSVNQSQLQQSRVGLVSQALMLILIAGFLASETLSEFWKAKVPVVSRNWHDLVFRLAEIGVALWFPCVLWNSMAPERLWILNPRRLLARQLDDAKLSDLLQHHRDAKNVETDSLVGSVGSGRDCWICYDGSRPEPLIRPCRCTGDVSAVHHDCLRRWLVESAATPDGLKCKVCNTPYIVQETNRVEWERGFTCAHWARTALAVACTCGAGAAAWLLVQLFQSPVVRVLAAGAALLVCYVAVRFLGSNTVTAYQRAKVSSLRILTEPLDQPEQGLSTISKTVTVDITAKSVLDRALKGEEK